In the Spirochaetota bacterium genome, one interval contains:
- a CDS encoding FecR domain-containing protein, protein MKSTTVACGLSIYICLLLGLSASLFTACSKERKDSEARAMTTFVIGTVTLERPGEPARPIHHKEELKQGDVVKTGPNSMLVVQLGEDSVIKIESSTTLAMSQLLFPGDKQLNLEQGRMFTRVRHLGKESTFKVYTKTSLAAVRGTEFSVTADKNRSVVAVNEGTVAVRKIEAGREAAEEKEVPKGTAAVVKGAVTTRPVSAEEKREFRRFARIEPVEDLDGTSEADLRKMEEDYQKNKDKPVEADKQKDKDKKDTKKEKAADREKPAGNDAAKKTVLWTGKGIYGASDPVIVYYRNMPEYRNCWIDVSKATDGDGRYQSYQWTYSAKNGQMTFSNLRLEPGVYEVRAHFSRGSSVDKRYRFRVR, encoded by the coding sequence ATGAAATCCACCACTGTAGCTTGCGGATTATCCATATATATCTGCCTTCTCCTCGGCCTGTCCGCATCCCTGTTCACGGCCTGCTCAAAGGAGCGGAAAGATTCAGAGGCCCGCGCCATGACCACCTTCGTCATCGGCACGGTTACCCTTGAACGCCCGGGCGAGCCGGCCCGGCCGATCCATCACAAGGAGGAGCTGAAGCAGGGAGACGTGGTGAAAACCGGGCCCAACTCGATGCTGGTGGTGCAGCTCGGCGAGGACTCGGTCATTAAGATCGAATCAAGCACGACCCTGGCCATGTCGCAGCTCCTCTTCCCTGGGGACAAACAGCTCAACCTCGAACAGGGCAGGATGTTCACCCGGGTGCGCCACCTCGGCAAGGAATCGACCTTCAAGGTCTACACGAAAACGTCCCTGGCCGCCGTACGGGGCACCGAGTTCAGCGTGACCGCCGATAAAAACCGCTCCGTCGTGGCCGTGAACGAAGGCACCGTGGCGGTCCGGAAGATCGAAGCCGGCAGGGAGGCCGCGGAGGAAAAAGAGGTCCCCAAAGGAACGGCGGCGGTCGTCAAGGGAGCCGTCACCACGCGGCCGGTCAGCGCCGAGGAGAAAAGGGAATTCCGCCGCTTCGCCAGGATCGAACCGGTGGAGGACCTCGACGGAACAAGCGAGGCGGACCTCAGGAAGATGGAAGAGGACTACCAGAAGAACAAGGACAAGCCTGTTGAAGCCGATAAACAGAAGGATAAGGATAAAAAAGACACAAAGAAAGAAAAGGCGGCTGACAGGGAAAAGCCGGCCGGAAACGACGCCGCGAAAAAAACCGTCCTCTGGACCGGCAAGGGCATATACGGCGCGTCTGACCCCGTCATCGTGTATTACCGGAACATGCCTGAATACCGCAACTGCTGGATCGACGTATCAAAGGCCACGGACGGAGACGGACGATACCAGTCATACCAGTGGACCTACAGCGCCAAGAACGGCCAGATGACCTTTTCCAACCTGCGGCTTGAGCCGGGTGTTTACGAGGTGCGCGCCCATTTCAGCAGGGGCAGTTCGGTGGATAAAAGGTATCGGTTCAGGGTGCGGTAA